A region from the Polaribacter sp. Hel1_33_78 genome encodes:
- a CDS encoding HIT family protein: MSIFTKIITGEIPSYKLAEDENFIAFLDINPNAKGHTLVVPKIEENKIFDLSKEEYNDLMNFSYRVAKALEEAVPCKRVGMSVIGLEVPHVHVHLIPINAMVDMQFTEKVKLTSDEFVSLAESISGKFE, translated from the coding sequence GAAATACCAAGTTACAAACTTGCTGAAGATGAAAATTTTATAGCTTTTTTAGACATCAATCCGAATGCAAAGGGACATACTTTGGTCGTTCCTAAAATAGAAGAAAATAAAATTTTTGATTTATCAAAAGAGGAATACAACGACTTAATGAATTTTTCTTACAGAGTTGCGAAAGCCCTTGAAGAAGCAGTGCCTTGTAAAAGAGTTGGAATGAGTGTTATCGGTTTAGAAGTGCCGCATGTGCATGTGCATTTAATACCAATAAATGCTATGGTGGATATGCAATTTACAGAAAAGGTAAAGTTGACGAGTGATGAATTCGTTTCTTTAGCTGAAAGTATTTCAGGTAAATTTGAGTAA
- a CDS encoding HAMP domain-containing sensor histidine kinase — protein MKILSNTFLFKRITILVSFVIVTLILWNTFTIFQKFKYEERIRMEILGEAQKELSNANLNSNIALPDKIITTNKSIPLILVDDKGEIIYANNLDSIKSLNPKYLQKQLAIMKVQNQPIEIIYNGKNKQFIYYKNSDLLNKLTYYPLALILILILFLGVIYLFFSSNKAAETNKLWTGMAKETAHQIGTPLSSLLGWIAILKMEKVDETYIHEIEKDVHRLNTIANRFSKIGSTPELKKENIVEITKQAFDYLESRSSKQIAFSFYSSDNNIYTKVNEELFGWVIENLIKNAIDAMLRKGELILTIENTPKKVKITVSDTGKGIPKKLFKQIFKPGFTTKKRGWGLGLSLSKRIVEDYHNGKIFVKKSELGKGTSFQILLDKI, from the coding sequence ATGAAAATTTTATCAAACACTTTCTTGTTTAAACGAATCACCATTCTTGTATCATTTGTAATAGTAACTTTAATTCTTTGGAATACCTTTACTATTTTTCAAAAATTTAAATACGAGGAAAGAATAAGGATGGAAATTCTTGGGGAAGCTCAAAAGGAATTATCGAATGCAAATTTAAACTCAAACATTGCATTACCAGATAAAATTATTACCACAAACAAGAGTATTCCTCTAATTCTTGTGGATGATAAAGGTGAAATAATTTATGCCAATAACTTAGATTCCATTAAATCTTTAAACCCAAAGTATTTGCAAAAACAGCTGGCTATAATGAAAGTACAAAACCAGCCAATAGAAATAATTTATAATGGAAAAAACAAACAATTTATCTATTACAAAAATTCTGATTTACTAAATAAATTAACCTACTACCCTTTAGCTTTAATTTTAATTTTAATCTTGTTTTTAGGCGTAATTTATTTGTTTTTCAGTTCAAATAAAGCTGCTGAAACCAATAAACTTTGGACAGGTATGGCTAAAGAAACGGCGCATCAAATTGGCACGCCTTTATCTTCTCTTTTAGGATGGATTGCTATTTTAAAAATGGAAAAAGTTGATGAAACTTATATTCATGAAATTGAAAAAGATGTTCATCGGTTAAACACCATTGCAAATCGGTTTTCTAAGATTGGTTCAACACCAGAATTGAAAAAAGAAAATATTGTAGAAATTACAAAACAAGCTTTTGATTATTTGGAATCTAGAAGTTCTAAACAAATTGCATTTTCTTTTTATAGTTCTGATAATAATATTTATACAAAAGTAAATGAAGAACTATTTGGTTGGGTCATTGAAAACTTAATTAAAAACGCCATTGATGCAATGTTAAGAAAAGGAGAATTAATTTTAACGATTGAAAATACTCCTAAAAAAGTAAAAATTACAGTTTCTGACACCGGAAAAGGCATCCCTAAAAAACTATTTAAACAAATATTCAAGCCAGGTTTTACAACAAAAAAACGAGGTTGGGGGTTAGGATTATCACTCTCAAAAAGAATTGTAGAAGATTATCATAATGGAAAGATATTCGTAAAAAAATCTGAACTTGGAAAAGGAACTTCTTTTCAAATTTTGTTAGATAAAATCTAA
- a CDS encoding flavin reductase family protein, with protein MLSINPKEISTGKLHGYLLGAIAPRPIAFASTIDADGNPNLSPFSFFNVFGSNPPVLIFSPARRVRDNTTKHTLENSLATKEVVINVVNYDIVQQMSLSSTEYPEGVNEFEKAGFTMLPSDEIKPFRVAESPVQFECKVKDVIFTGNEGGAGNLIVCEVVKIHISEDVLADDGSIDQHKIDLVARAGGSYYTRARDGFFEIPKPIATLGIGVDAIPLEIRNSPILTGNNLGMLGNVEQLPAEDTVNNFGKEHSQFIGLEMVKKHTFAQEYLSKNDVESAWKVLLLK; from the coding sequence ATGTTATCTATCAACCCAAAAGAAATTTCTACTGGCAAATTACATGGTTATTTATTAGGCGCAATTGCACCAAGGCCAATTGCGTTTGCAAGTACTATTGATGCTGATGGGAATCCTAATTTATCACCTTTTAGTTTTTTTAATGTGTTCGGTTCTAATCCACCTGTTTTAATATTTTCACCAGCAAGAAGAGTTAGAGATAATACAACAAAACATACTTTAGAAAATTCTTTAGCCACAAAAGAAGTTGTTATAAATGTCGTAAATTATGATATTGTGCAGCAAATGTCTTTAAGCAGTACAGAATATCCAGAAGGTGTAAATGAGTTTGAAAAAGCAGGATTTACTATGTTGCCTTCTGACGAAATTAAGCCTTTTAGAGTAGCAGAATCTCCTGTGCAATTTGAGTGCAAGGTAAAAGATGTTATTTTTACTGGTAACGAAGGAGGTGCAGGTAATTTAATAGTGTGTGAAGTTGTAAAAATTCATATTTCAGAAGATGTTTTAGCAGATGATGGAAGCATTGATCAACATAAAATTGATTTGGTAGCGAGAGCAGGAGGTAGTTATTATACAAGAGCAAGAGATGGTTTTTTCGAAATTCCGAAACCAATTGCTACTTTAGGAATTGGAGTAGACGCAATTCCATTAGAAATTAGAAACAGTCCAATTTTAACAGGGAATAATTTAGGGATGTTAGGTAATGTAGAGCAACTCCCAGCAGAAGATACTGTTAATAACTTTGGAAAAGAACATTCCCAATTTATTGGGTTGGAAATGGTAAAAAAACATACATTTGCTCAAGAGTATTTAAGTAAAAACGATGTGGAAAGTGCTTGGAAAGTACTTTTATTAAAATAG
- a CDS encoding DUF3127 domain-containing protein, with protein sequence MEVIGKVKIIGDVQTFGANGFQKRELVVTTDDQYPQMIMIEFVQDKCDLLNNYKVGQDVKVSINLRGREWINPQGEAKYFNSIQGWRIESLSQAAPSNLPPVDQFQPASNVSNEEPDDLPF encoded by the coding sequence ATGGAAGTTATTGGTAAAGTAAAAATCATTGGAGACGTTCAGACTTTTGGTGCTAACGGATTTCAAAAGAGAGAATTAGTAGTTACAACGGATGATCAATATCCTCAAATGATAATGATTGAGTTTGTACAGGACAAATGTGATTTGTTAAACAACTATAAAGTTGGGCAAGATGTAAAGGTATCTATTAACTTAAGAGGTAGAGAGTGGATTAATCCGCAAGGAGAAGCTAAATATTTCAACTCTATTCAAGGATGGAGAATAGAGAGTTTATCTCAAGCTGCACCAAGTAATTTGCCTCCAGTAGATCAGTTTCAACCTGCATCTAATGTTTCTAACGAAGAGCCAGATGATTTACCTTTCTAA
- a CDS encoding DUF1456 family protein — protein MGLSNNDILKKLRVAHKLRDTDIVEICALVDFKVSKGELGALFRNEEHPKYVECGDQILRNFLNGLVIHLRGPMPKKEEKKK, from the coding sequence ATGGGATTATCGAATAACGACATTTTAAAAAAATTACGTGTAGCTCATAAACTGCGCGATACAGATATTGTAGAAATTTGCGCTTTAGTAGATTTTAAAGTAAGTAAAGGAGAACTAGGTGCTTTATTTAGAAATGAAGAACATCCAAAGTATGTAGAGTGTGGAGATCAAATTTTACGTAATTTTTTAAATGGATTGGTAATTCATCTGCGAGGGCCAATGCCTAAAAAAGAAGAAAAGAAAAAATAG
- a CDS encoding YqaA family protein, producing MPKLKRKKTKKETAKLVHHYYARTGFYLFVWKNLKKAILPITGVILAIFLFNKYLYNINDGLHHFTETFSRFAILITFFISETFLGLIPPEIFIAWSKKTNEPILNLAILATLSYCGGLISYFLGKTTLKIKSLKEYLEVKMRENLKNTRKWGGILILVGALLPLPFSIACIAAGMIKYPFKNVVFFGLFRFVRFAIYAWAIFKVVN from the coding sequence ATGCCAAAGCTAAAAAGAAAAAAAACTAAAAAAGAAACAGCCAAGTTAGTGCATCACTATTATGCAAGAACTGGCTTTTATCTATTTGTTTGGAAAAATTTAAAGAAAGCAATCCTACCAATTACTGGTGTTATTTTAGCTATTTTTCTATTTAATAAATATCTATATAATATCAATGATGGTTTGCATCATTTTACAGAAACCTTTTCAAGATTTGCTATTTTAATCACTTTCTTTATTTCTGAAACCTTTTTAGGATTAATTCCTCCTGAAATTTTTATTGCCTGGTCTAAAAAAACAAATGAACCAATATTAAATTTAGCAATTTTAGCAACACTGTCTTACTGTGGTGGTTTGATATCTTATTTTCTAGGAAAAACAACTTTAAAAATAAAATCTTTAAAAGAGTATTTAGAAGTTAAAATGCGGGAAAATTTAAAAAACACGCGTAAATGGGGAGGTATTTTAATTTTAGTTGGAGCTTTATTGCCGTTGCCATTTTCTATTGCTTGCATCGCTGCAGGTATGATTAAATACCCTTTTAAAAATGTTGTATTTTTTGGATTATTTAGATTTGTAAGATTTGCAATTTATGCATGGGCAATTTTTAAAGTAGTAAATTAA
- the aat gene encoding leucyl/phenylalanyl-tRNA--protein transferase: protein MMWLTDIIVFPDYKFTTKDGIIALGGDLSEERLIYAYKNGIFPWFSEGDPIVWYCPHERMVLFPNEIKVSKSMQKIIHKNKFVITENKAFKEVIYNCKNIDRGDGFGTWITDDMEQAYINLYKRGIAKSIEIWLNNELVGGLYGVEAHNIFCGESMFSKVSNASKLAFIHLVKSNNYELIDCQVYNAHLASLGAREIDRKTFLSILKS from the coding sequence ATGATGTGGCTCACAGATATAATCGTTTTTCCTGATTATAAATTTACAACTAAAGATGGTATTATAGCTTTAGGTGGCGATTTGTCTGAAGAAAGATTAATTTACGCATACAAAAATGGCATTTTTCCTTGGTTTTCAGAGGGAGATCCCATTGTTTGGTATTGTCCTCATGAAAGAATGGTTTTGTTTCCCAATGAAATAAAAGTGTCAAAATCGATGCAAAAAATCATCCATAAAAATAAGTTTGTAATTACGGAAAACAAAGCTTTTAAGGAAGTGATTTATAATTGTAAAAACATTGATAGGGGTGATGGTTTTGGAACTTGGATTACGGATGATATGGAACAAGCGTACATTAATTTATACAAAAGAGGAATAGCGAAATCTATAGAGATTTGGTTGAATAATGAATTAGTAGGTGGTTTATATGGAGTAGAGGCTCATAATATTTTTTGTGGAGAAAGTATGTTTAGTAAAGTCTCTAATGCCTCAAAATTAGCCTTTATTCATTTGGTTAAAAGTAATAACTACGAACTTATAGATTGCCAAGTTTATAATGCTCATTTAGCCAGTTTAGGGGCTAGAGAAATTGATAGAAAGACATTCTTAAGTATTTTAAAAAGTTAA
- a CDS encoding DUF3575 domain-containing protein yields the protein MKKLVLLFTLFTGSLSYAQQEIKLDIADALVIRSLEFSYESYLTDESSFGISALFNLAKQSTNFRYNENMMITPFYRHYFTTDKQWNFFGEGFLGINSGKKETVEDSGNYDEKYTDGALGVAVGTKYVASGGLVIDLYGGVGRNLFGSNSPVLVPRVGFNIGWRF from the coding sequence ATGAAAAAATTAGTTTTACTTTTTACATTATTTACAGGTTCTTTAAGTTACGCTCAGCAAGAAATTAAATTAGACATTGCTGATGCGTTAGTAATTAGAAGCTTAGAGTTCTCTTATGAAAGTTATTTAACCGATGAATCTTCTTTTGGAATTTCTGCGCTATTTAATTTAGCAAAACAATCTACAAATTTTAGATACAATGAAAATATGATGATTACTCCTTTTTATCGTCATTATTTTACAACAGATAAACAATGGAATTTTTTTGGTGAAGGTTTTTTGGGTATCAATTCAGGAAAAAAGGAAACTGTTGAAGATTCTGGAAATTATGATGAAAAATATACAGATGGCGCTTTAGGTGTTGCCGTAGGCACAAAATATGTTGCAAGTGGTGGTTTAGTAATTGATTTATATGGTGGAGTCGGACGGAATTTATTTGGTTCTAATTCTCCTGTTTTAGTTCCTAGAGTTGGCTTCAATATTGGTTGGCGGTTTTAA
- a CDS encoding DUF3575 domain-containing protein produces the protein MKKITFLILLFVSTISLSQENKDRFPQDNNKHHELKLNAFSLIALSSFNVSYEYLINNDSSFGVDLFLTVNMNENSEFPKKFSLTPYYRWFFSEKFAARGFFVEAFGMLNTRKNRDNDGYYDSNGTYVYNSNNTNVTDFALGISVGGKFITRKNFVAEVYLGIGRNLLNEKTNIFETNIISRGGISLGYRF, from the coding sequence ATGAAAAAAATTACTTTCCTTATTCTATTATTTGTGTCGACAATATCTCTTTCTCAAGAGAATAAAGACAGATTTCCGCAAGACAATAATAAACACCATGAATTAAAGTTGAATGCATTTAGCTTAATTGCACTCTCCTCTTTTAATGTTAGTTATGAATACTTAATTAATAATGATTCTTCTTTTGGGGTAGACTTATTTTTAACTGTTAACATGAATGAAAATTCAGAGTTTCCTAAAAAATTTTCTTTAACACCTTATTATAGATGGTTTTTTTCTGAAAAGTTTGCCGCTAGAGGTTTTTTTGTGGAAGCTTTCGGTATGTTAAATACCAGAAAGAATCGAGATAATGATGGTTACTATGATTCAAACGGAACTTACGTTTACAACTCAAACAATACGAATGTAACTGATTTCGCTCTTGGTATTTCTGTTGGCGGCAAATTTATTACCAGAAAAAACTTTGTTGCAGAAGTGTATTTAGGAATTGGAAGAAACCTTCTTAATGAGAAAACTAACATTTTTGAAACAAATATTATTTCAAGGGGTGGAATCTCTTTAGGATATCGGTTTTAA